The sequence below is a genomic window from Phycodurus eques isolate BA_2022a chromosome 6, UOR_Pequ_1.1, whole genome shotgun sequence.
AGGAATTGGAAAGAATCCCACCTcctgtgtcctcagttcccagaagcttactgagtgttgttaaaacgCAAGGTTATGTAAGACAGTAGTTAACATCcccctgtcccagcctttttaGAATGTGATGCAcggatcaaattcaaaatgagtgaatatttgcaaaacaaacaaaaaaaagtttattagtttgagcattaaatatcttgtccttgcagtgtattcaattcaatattggttgaaaaggatttgcaaatcattgtgttctgtttttatttacgatTTACATTTACGGTGTTCCAACTTCAAtgcaattggggtttgtagaacTAACGAGAATATAACTGGACAGTTATTGTtgcagaacaatgaaatccaAAAGTATTAAACGGAATTGGAGTTGTCACTtataatgtttacattttagtaACAACGAAATCATTTAACTCCATTGTGCTTGTCCTTCGAGAGGAATTTAAATTACTCTAGTCTGCGTGCCTGACACATTCAAGTCCAATTTATTCTGTTTATCTAATCATTTGTTGTAATCGACTGCATTCCCTGAAACCCAAAAAGACAATTCCCAAATCAGAAATGGTTGTGTTTATACTACAGGGTGAATGATTCCAGTCAAaatcaacatactgtatttttttggagCCAAGAATATATTACGGCTCTTTTGCTAATGTATTTTCCAAGGCCTTAGGGAAAGAACCTGCTTGAGGCGAAATGTTGTCTTTTTGCAGGTCTGTTGCAAGCAGGAGTTTTTAGATACAACTTCtgactaaacttttttttttttaaagcattaaaAAGTAATAACTTGTTAAACACCAACTGGAttgtcttcctcccacattccaaaaacatactgtacatgatagATGAATTGAAGACTAACTTGTCTATAGGTGTAAATATTTGACTTGCTCTTtgtctgtacagtatgtgccctgtgatggaATGGCGACCAGcgcagggtgtaccctgcctcttggccaaagtcagctgggatagtcttcAGCGCACCCacgactctaatgaggacagacgctatagaaaatgcatgaatGGGTAGATGAATTGGTTTTAAGGGGACTGAACAGAAGGCATCTATGAATCAATTTTCTCTACTGTTTgtactcattagggtcacgggtgagctggagcctatccccgctgactTGGAGCGAGAGGCGGTgcacactctggactggtcgccagtcaatagcagagcacagtcacacacatggataattcagtgttttttgtacctttggaatgtgggatgaatcttGAGTAGAAATCCCACGCAAGCACCAGGACCACACGGAAACCTCACATAGGAAGGCCAgacgagattcaaaccctgaatctcagaactgtaaggcagacgtacTAAGCGCTCATATACAGGATCATATATACACTGGGCTGGCCCAAGCCAGAGTCTAGATTTGGAAAATTTGTCAGATTATGTCAGAGAACGGGGCTGAAACCTTATGGGAGTACAATATTATGAATAATTCTAATATGGTTTGCGCTTGTATGGGGAATTATTTTCATTCACGAAATCAACTCAACAGCAATGGATACAATATAAGAGACTAGTTATGTGAGTTAGCAGTGATGAGTTTACCACAAAGGatgttttgacttttgagtACAGTGAACCGCGTGTATCgcgggggatatgttccagacccacccgcaattgGTGAAATACCCATTATACAGAGAccagattaaaaataaataaataacagtttTATCCCTTTCAAATGCtttaatcaaattaaaacaaattaccaCACACTGAAACCAAATAAGAGTTTGTCACTCCAGTTAAACttgactgtaaaactgacacataaatcAAGAGGGAATGCTAACGTAAAATGTGAagcaccatagatgggctaacggaaattagctcGACAATATGGTAATTagaaaccttcaaacaagtgctactttaacatacacagaacagcagcagcacatacaaacagagcatacaacaatactcactggcatatattcACTCTGCTCTGCAGatttaacaaatattaaaactgcaaatcGGGGTACTGCATGGACGGGCATCCTCTTCTTCTTACTGTTAATTATGCAGgctctcttccagtagacctcagtgttGCCGGGCAAGTTGTGATACTACTCTGAAAGAGCGCAACTCTAAATTTTGACTACTATACGACTAAATACTCGCGGTTTGGCACCCACCGATTCAgctattgtcttttttttttttttttttttttccttttttcccaattaaaaatctttgttttaaattttagtttagactttttttggggggaggaccAATCCTGAAAACTATACTTGTCagtttattcaagaattttcatCCGCTGATTTTCGCTCTTCGCGGTCTGGCCCGGTCCTTATCCCCCGCATGTAGCAAGGGTCCACTTAAAAAAACGCTGAAAACGATGAACCACGATACAGCAGGGTTTCACTCTACCTTCTGCATGATGTGTTCATGATTCTATACTGTAGATCAAAATCTGCACGTTTATTTGCAGGTATGTGACGGCCTCAGTGGTCTACCCCCTTTTCTTCGTCCGATCCGAGTGTCCCTACGCCGGCTGTAACGTCCGAAATTTCCGCATCGCGGTCACCGTCTGCTCCATCCTGGGGACTCTGGCCTACGGGGCTGAGGTGGCCCTCTGCCGAGCCAGACCGGGCCAAGCCGTGGTGGGCTACATGGCCACGGTCTCCGGCCTCCTCAAAGTGGTCCAGGGCTTTGTGTCCTGCATCATCTTCGGCGCTCTGGCCAACGGGAGTCAGTATTCCCTCTACGCTGCCACCATCTACTGTGTCGTCGTCTACGCCTTCTGCTTTACTCTGACGGCACTAGTGGTCATCATGACGGTGTGCGGACGCACTAAGACGGTGCGCTGTTTGCCCTTTGAACGCTTTGTGGTGGTGTGCACCCTGCTGCAGGTGCTGCTCTACCTAAGTGCATCCGTGGTGTGGCCCGTGTTCTGCTTCGACACCAAATACGGCACACCTTGGCGACCGTCCTCGTGTCCTCAAGGGAAGTGTCCGTGGGACAGCAAAGTCGTGGTGGCAGTATTCTCCTTTGTCAACCTTATGCTCTATGTGGCGGACCTTGTTTACTCCCAGAGGATACGATTTGTCTCTTCACATTTGTCCAACACCTCACGGCGGCCGGGACACTAGTAGGTTGGTGAATGAGCGACAGGAAGAAGGGAGATGGTTCAGAACATAGTTGCTGTagttttttcatgtttgttggacctggggagttttttttttgggggggggggggggggctgaaaaaacaaacactcaaAAACATAActcaatgttgatttttttggggagggggggggcatttTAGTTATTTTCCAAGGTGCTGCCAAGGATTTGAGCCCCCCAGTCACCCACGGGCCCTTAGAATTGTAATTGTCAAGCTCAAACTACGAAAACtcaacccaaatgttttttttactagaCGACAAGTTCAGCCTGGATGCTTTCTGGATTGTGAACTTGGAATGTAACCAACACAGCTGCTCACACCCCAATGAAGTTGCagcttgatttttatttttttatttttttatttttttattttttatttttaagcggACCCCACCTGCCCTCTAAAGGGATTAGGGTGACTCGACAGCCTCACCCAAACCAGTTGGTATGTGCTGTCATGTCAGTATTTAACTGGGCACTCCTGTGGTGGAACAGTTACTTTCCTTTTGTATCCCTACTCAGATCACGTTTACAGAGTCTGGAATATAAATAGCAGAAAAGCTATTGGCATCTTTGGTATGGCTGTTATCTGGAAAAACTCCCACCAGATGACAGAAATTATGTtaccaaaaatacacacacaactttTTGCACTTGTAGAGGCAgtctgtcatgatctgtgtttctcttgactttgttttgatgaggtttagttttagttttatatCATGCCATGTGTTCCTTGTCAATATTCTTGTCTTGTCTTGCCCGTTAGGGTAGCCCTGTCCTTctgtctaccaatcagctccctccagctatTCATGTCTTGCCCAGTTGTTCATTAATtcgtcagtttgcttgtattcaGTTCCCCGTTTTCTGTTAGTCTGTGTTGAatcattgttgttgtcagtcATGGGTCCCTGGTCATGTCTTGTTTCATTTTGTGGCTCCTGTACTTACCGCCTTACCTCCCTCCGTCCCTGCATTTGGGTCGACTACCtcttgctgcaaaaaaaaaaaaaaaaaaaaaaaagatcaattgtGACACAGTCAGGCAAAAAAAGAGGCTGCTGTCTTTGAATGTGCCCCACACGTAACATTCATGATTGCACAATCTAAATATGGACAATGGACACAGGCTTTGAAAATAGATATGAGCTTGTAGGCACAAGTAATGCACCATTTACCTGTTCTGTTTATCCTGTTTAAAGTTAGTGTGGTTGGGATTTGCACAAAACGTTTCACCTACAGTTCAGCACACGCATCTACAGTAGTTACGGTGAGAGGTTTACCTACATGCATCATGGCTGCGCATGTTGTATTTGGGGCTTTTATTGAGTCATTGGACccattctttcccccccccccccacagagtAATGAAAACACAGATcttcagtgagtttaaaaaaaaactaattgggTGAACAagattgaatttatttattttttcactaagCAACAAAGAGTCAAAATCATACACCCGggtacacatacatacagtacacaccaGTAATAGTTGGTTAAATGTCCTAAAGCAAGTTTCTCCTTGACAAGATGCTCTTTGTAGCTTCTGGCCTTATTGTAGCTTGATATTTGACCACTCATCTGGGCAGAGGGCAGAGTTCATTTAAATTGATTATTTCtctggtggcggcacggtgggcgactggctagagcgtctgcctcacagttctgaggagcggggttcaatccccggccccgactgtgtggagtttgcatgttctccccatgcctgcgtgggttttctccgggcactcagggtttcctcccacatcccaaaaacatgcatggtaggtgaattgacaactctaaattgcccgtaggtgtgaatgttattgcgaatggttgtttgtttgtatgtgcccttcgattggctggcaaccagttcagggtgtacccctcctcctgcccgatgacagctgggataggcttcagcacgcccgcgaccctattgaggagaagcggctcagaaaatggatggatggatattattatttatatatttattcttatttatttttcatgaaagcCTCATACCAACATGCTTCTTGCCTTTGTGACCAAGTAGCTCAATCTTCTCAATCTCATCTGACCATAAAGCTATGCCCATGATGAGTGTAAACTTCTCACCGATACTGTTTAATGTTACATGTACATTACGGTAAATGCAGCACCAACTTGCTGCCTTATTTATCTAACTCTGTCTCAGATTTGAGAAAGCTCCATTGTGTGTTGTGCACTTTTAAACAGGACCATTATTTTGTAAACTACTAATGcaaatacaaccacaattccaatgctgttgggacgttgtgttaaacataaataaaaacagaatacaatgatttgcaaatcatgttcaacctatatttaattgaataaatcagaatgaatcagaatcatctttatttgccaagtatgtccaaaacacacaaggaatttgtctccggtagttggagccgctataGTACAAccgacagtcaatttacagaacactttggagaatataaagacattgacaaaaaacaattgtgcaaaaagatgcagagtcctctagcacttagagcagttcgaacgactaatattgcaatagtccggtgcaatgaccattgtgcaaagggcgctgagacttcaaggagtgtatgcggtttgaagtgacgagtagtgcgatcatctgggacaatgttggttgtgcaaatgttacagatactcctcaatcggtgtgcaaatggagcagatgctactctggcacgagtggccagtatatgcaaatagtgcagcatggcgagacaactgcagtgagtgcacgagtaatacataattggccccacagaaatgtgacaacgaactcgagtcaaaaa
It includes:
- the LOC133403710 gene encoding myeloid-associated differentiation marker-like protein 2 yields the protein MDSQGGPYLNMRALLSPLGAARLCQLAMGCAVIAMVIHSAGYSGSHGVFCMVVWCFCFAMSVVVFFLDATRLHSCLPVSWDNLTVTCAAIATLVYVTASVVYPLFFVRSECPYAGCNVRNFRIAVTVCSILGTLAYGAEVALCRARPGQAVVGYMATVSGLLKVVQGFVSCIIFGALANGSQYSLYAATIYCVVVYAFCFTLTALVVIMTVCGRTKTVRCLPFERFVVVCTLLQVLLYLSASVVWPVFCFDTKYGTPWRPSSCPQGKCPWDSKVVVAVFSFVNLMLYVADLVYSQRIRFVSSHLSNTSRRPGH